The following coding sequences lie in one Pseudorca crassidens isolate mPseCra1 chromosome 2, mPseCra1.hap1, whole genome shotgun sequence genomic window:
- the ANKRD34A gene encoding ankyrin repeat domain-containing protein 34A — MLHTEGHALLRAVGQGKLRLARLLLEGGAYVNEGDAQGETALMAACRARYDDPQNKARMVRYLLEQGADPNIADRLGRTALMHACAGGGGAAVASLLLAHGADPSVRDHAGASALVHALDRGDRETLATLLDACKAKGTEVIIITTDTSPSGTKKTRQYLNSPPSPGVEDPAPAPLSPGVCTSPSEIQLQTAGVGGQGLLSPRTQEEEEKRDVFEFPLPKPPDDPSPSEPLPKPPRHPPKPLKRLNSEPWGLVAPPQPVPPAEVRPGIERLTTEFNGLTLTGRPRLSRRHSTEGPEDPPPWAEKVTGGGPLSRRNTAPEAQEPGPPSGLRQKLSRMEPVELDIPGNLCPDSPECSRPSLERRRYSASPLTLPPAGSVPSPRQSQESLPGAVSPLSGRRRSPGLLERRGSGTLLLDHIAQTRPGFLPPLNVSPHPPIPDIRPQPGGRAPSLPAPPQAGAPGSPRTKRKLVRRHSMQTEQIRLLGGFQSLGGPGEPGR; from the coding sequence ATGCTGCACACCGAGGGCCACGCTCTTCTTCGGGCCGTGGGTCAGGGTAAGCTACGCTTGGCCCGTTTGCTTCTGGAGGGGGGCGCCTACGTGAATGAGGGTGATGCCCAAGGGGAGACTGCGCTAATGGCGGCCTGTCGGGCCCGCTACGACGACCCCCAGAACAAGGCGCGCATGGTACGCTACCTTCTGGAGCAAGGCGCGGACCCCAACATCGCAGATCGCCTAGGGCGCACGGCGCTTATGCACGCCTGCGCTGGCGGCGGGGGCGCAGCGGTGGCCTCCCTGCTCCTTGCCCATGGCGCAGACCCTTCAGTCCGAGATCACGCTGGCGCCTCGGCGCTTGTCCACGCCCTGGACCGCGGGGATCGCGAGACCCTTGCCACGCTGCTGGACGCCTGTAAGGCCAAGGGCACGGaggtcatcatcatcaccaccgaCACCTCGCCCTCGGGCACCAAGAAGACCCGGCAGTATCTCAATTCCCCACCGTCCCCGGGGGTGGAGGACCCCGCTCCCGCTCCTCTTAGCCCGGGGGTCTGCACGTCGCCGTCGGAAATCCAACTGCAGACTGCAGGAGTAGGAGGACAGGGATTGTTATCCCCTCGCacccaggaagaagaggagaagcgGGACGTATTTGAATTCCCTCTTCCTAAGCCCCCCGATGACCCCTCCCCTTCTGAGCCACTCCCCAAACCACCCCGTCATCCTCCAAAACCACTCAAAAGGCTCAACTCCGAGCCTTGGGGCCTAGTGGCCCCTCCTCAACCGGTTCCTCCTGCCGAAGTGAGGCCGGGGATTGAGCGCCTGACCACCGAATTCAACGGCCTGACCCTGACAGGTCGACCGCGTCTTTCCAGACGTCATAGCACTGAAGGCCCAGAGGACCCGCCCCCGTGGGCGGAGAAAGTGACGGGTGGGGGTCCTCTCTCGCGCCGAAACACAGCGCCAGAAGCTCAGGAGCCTGGCCCCCCTTCAGGGCTGAGGCAGAAACTGAGCCGCATGGAGCCGGTGGAGCTCGATATCCCCGGAAATCTTTGCCCCGACTCGCCGGAGTGCAGCCGCCCGTCCCTGGAGCGCCGCAGATACAGCGCCTCCCCGCTGACCCTCCCTCCAGCCGGCTCTGTTCCCTCCCCGCGCCAGTCCCAGGAGAGTCTGCCTGGGGCTGTGTCTCCGTTGAGCGGGCGGAGGCGGAGTCCAGGGTTGCTGGAGCGGAGGGGCTCGGGGACGTTGCTTCTGGACCACATCGCGCAAACACGGCCTGGTTTCCTGCCCCCGCTCAATGTCAgcccccaccctcccatccctgACATTCGTCCCCAACCCGGAGGTCGGGCGCCTTCGCTGCCCGCCCCTCCCCAGGCGGGGGCGCCAGGCTCTCCCAGGACCAAGCGCAAGTTGGTGAGGCGCCACTCCATGCAGACTGAGCAGATCCGCCTGCTAGGGGGCTTCCAGAGTCTAGGCGGGCCAGGGGAGCCTGGGCGCTGA